The Hahella sp. HNIBRBA332 genome window below encodes:
- the potC gene encoding spermidine/putrescine ABC transporter permease PotC: MTRIFKTGFLGLIFLYLYLPILVLVVNSFNESKYGYDWKGFSWRWYEKLWNNDALMNAFGNSLLIACLSATAATVIGALMALAIYRYKFPLKKTAGSLLFVVMMSPDIVLAITFLVIFIALGIQLGFWSLLIAHITFCLPFVVITVYAQLKGFDDNLLEAAQDLGASESRIFRLIILPIILPAIISGWLLSFTLSLDDVIISSFVTGPGFEILPIRVFSMVKVGISPEVNVLATVLLIISLTLVTVVTLLMKRKTEA, from the coding sequence ATGACCAGAATCTTTAAAACCGGTTTTCTGGGCCTGATCTTCCTGTACCTGTATCTGCCCATACTGGTGCTGGTGGTCAACTCGTTCAATGAATCCAAGTACGGCTATGACTGGAAAGGCTTCTCCTGGCGCTGGTATGAAAAACTGTGGAATAACGATGCGTTGATGAACGCCTTCGGCAATTCACTGCTGATCGCCTGCCTGTCGGCGACAGCGGCGACAGTCATTGGGGCGTTGATGGCGCTGGCGATCTATCGTTATAAATTTCCGCTCAAGAAGACCGCCGGCAGTTTGCTGTTCGTGGTGATGATGTCGCCGGACATCGTATTGGCGATCACCTTTCTGGTTATTTTTATCGCGCTGGGAATTCAACTGGGGTTCTGGTCCTTGTTGATCGCCCACATCACGTTCTGTCTGCCTTTCGTAGTGATTACCGTATACGCCCAATTGAAAGGGTTTGACGATAATTTACTGGAAGCGGCGCAGGATTTAGGCGCCAGTGAAAGCCGCATCTTTCGCCTGATCATTTTACCGATTATCCTGCCCGCCATTATTTCCGGCTGGCTGCTGAGTTTCACTCTGTCTTTGGACGATGTCATTATCAGCTCATTCGTAACCGGACCCGGCTTTGAGATTCTGCCTATTCGGGTTTTCTCAATGGTGAAAGTGGGCATCTCGCCCGAGGTGAATGTGTTGGCCACAGTATTGCTAATTATTTCTTTAACTCTTGTCACGGTGGTGACGCTACTTATGAAAAGGAAAACCGAAGCATGA
- a CDS encoding extracellular solute-binding protein, which translates to MKKTSFVTGFLFAAGFLFAAIGTARAAEKVVVYNWTEYIPEGVLDEFTAKTGIEVEYATYESNEVMYAKVQLQQGKGYDVVVPSGYYISKMRKEGLLAPIDKSKLSNFKHLDPNLLNKPYDPDNQYSIPYTWGSTGIGINAEAIDPKSITSWKDLWDPKWKGGLLLTDDVREVFHMALKINGHSGNSTDPAEIKQAYELLKTLMPNVLVYNSDAPREPYMAGDVNLGMIWNGEVIQAQQENPDIQYIYPKEGAAFWVDSFAIPAGAENKENALKFIDFMLQPEIAKRCVEFIGYATPNKSALSLLDEKLRNNQTIFPPAEVIQKGDFQQDVGEAMEIYNDYWQKLKTGN; encoded by the coding sequence ATGAAAAAAACCTCCTTTGTAACTGGCTTCCTCTTCGCGGCAGGCTTCCTGTTCGCCGCTATCGGCACAGCCCGGGCGGCGGAAAAAGTAGTCGTGTACAACTGGACGGAATACATACCTGAAGGCGTGCTGGATGAGTTCACCGCCAAGACCGGCATCGAAGTGGAGTACGCCACTTACGAGAGCAACGAAGTCATGTACGCCAAAGTCCAACTACAACAGGGTAAAGGCTACGACGTTGTCGTGCCTTCTGGTTACTACATCTCTAAAATGCGCAAAGAAGGTTTGCTGGCGCCAATCGATAAGTCCAAGCTTTCCAACTTCAAGCACCTGGACCCGAACCTGCTGAACAAACCCTATGATCCGGATAACCAGTACAGTATCCCTTACACTTGGGGGAGCACGGGCATTGGCATTAACGCGGAAGCGATCGATCCCAAGAGCATCACCTCCTGGAAAGACCTGTGGGATCCCAAATGGAAAGGCGGCCTGCTGCTGACGGACGATGTTCGCGAAGTGTTCCACATGGCGTTGAAAATCAACGGCCACTCCGGCAACTCTACTGATCCTGCGGAAATCAAACAGGCTTACGAACTGCTGAAAACCCTGATGCCCAATGTATTGGTATACAACTCAGACGCGCCCCGTGAGCCTTATATGGCCGGCGACGTCAACCTGGGCATGATCTGGAACGGTGAAGTAATCCAGGCGCAACAGGAGAACCCGGACATTCAGTATATCTATCCCAAAGAAGGCGCTGCATTCTGGGTTGACAGCTTCGCTATTCCCGCTGGCGCGGAGAACAAGGAAAATGCGCTCAAGTTTATCGATTTCATGCTGCAGCCGGAAATCGCCAAGCGTTGCGTGGAGTTTATCGGCTATGCCACTCCCAACAAGTCAGCGCTGAGCCTGTTGGATGAAAAGCTGCGTAACAATCAAACCATCTTCCCACCCGCCGAAGTCATCCAGAAAGGCGACTTCCAGCAGGACGTAGGCGAAGCCATGGAAATTTATAACGATTACTGGCAGAAGCTGAAAACCGGCAACTGA
- the potB gene encoding spermidine/putrescine ABC transporter permease PotB, whose protein sequence is MSQSPFRRFIIILTLAWLALFVLAPHFLVVLTSVMTPDSEHLAVWPMTLDAYARIWEPLYADVFWQSLALSAKATLICLLLGYPFAYIVAKMSPAWRAFMMFLMIIPFWTNSLIRTYAIKLLLGNKGLFNWVLEAIGVIDAPIQMIYTEFAVVFGLTYILLPFMALPLISSFDKLDKDLIEAGHDLGAGFWQRFYHIVLPLTMPGVVAGCLIVFLPAMGMFYVADLLGGAKNLLLGNIIKNQFLVVRDWPFGSAFSVTLIVIMGLMLWLYYAANKKVQRMGGLDDQNL, encoded by the coding sequence GTGAGCCAATCGCCCTTTCGCCGTTTCATCATCATTTTGACGCTGGCGTGGCTGGCGTTGTTCGTTCTGGCGCCCCACTTTCTGGTGGTGCTGACCAGCGTGATGACGCCAGACTCCGAGCACCTGGCGGTCTGGCCGATGACGCTGGACGCCTACGCCCGTATTTGGGAGCCCCTGTACGCCGACGTTTTCTGGCAGAGTCTGGCGCTGTCCGCCAAGGCCACGCTGATCTGTCTGTTGCTCGGCTACCCGTTCGCCTACATTGTCGCCAAAATGTCCCCAGCCTGGCGCGCCTTCATGATGTTCCTGATGATCATCCCCTTTTGGACCAACAGTCTGATCCGCACTTACGCCATCAAGCTTCTGCTTGGCAATAAGGGGCTGTTCAACTGGGTGCTGGAGGCCATTGGCGTCATCGATGCGCCCATTCAGATGATCTACACCGAGTTTGCGGTGGTGTTCGGCCTGACTTACATTCTGCTGCCCTTTATGGCGCTGCCGTTGATCTCCAGTTTCGACAAACTGGATAAAGATTTAATCGAGGCTGGCCATGATCTGGGCGCGGGATTCTGGCAGCGCTTCTATCATATCGTGCTGCCGCTTACGATGCCGGGCGTGGTCGCCGGTTGCCTGATCGTCTTTCTGCCGGCCATGGGCATGTTCTATGTCGCGGATCTGCTGGGCGGCGCCAAGAACCTGCTGTTGGGCAATATCATCAAGAATCAATTCCTGGTGGTGCGGGACTGGCCGTTCGGCTCCGCCTTCAGCGTCACGCTGATTGTCATCATGGGGCTGATGCTATGGCTGTATTACGCCGCCAACAAGAAAGTGCAGCGCATGGGAGGACTCGATGACCAGAATCTTTAA
- the potA gene encoding spermidine/putrescine ABC transporter ATP-binding protein PotA, with protein sequence MSKPPILTLADITKRFDTQEVLSGFNLSIEDGEFFTILGPSGCGKTTVLRLIAGFEGADEGRIMLNGQDVSKLSAEKRPVNTVFQSYALFPHMTVFDNVAFGLKMAKVSKPEIAERVKEALATVRLSDFATRKPHQLSGGQKQRVAIARAVVNRPKVLLLDESLSALDYKLRQQMQMELKQLQRKLGITFIYVTHDQEEALSMSDRVLVMHNGQAQQVGTPREIYECPNNLFVASFIGEINVFNAEILESLDDYRYLAAMDGFKREIHADRRFEAGDKVHVLLRPEDLRIEYLEDAPDRPGFSGQVLERNYTGQTLDSQIQLQSGQTIMASEFFDEDDPDFDYSINQKVWVDWVHGWEHVIKAES encoded by the coding sequence TTGAGCAAACCGCCCATTCTTACGCTTGCCGACATCACCAAACGTTTTGATACGCAAGAAGTGCTGTCGGGCTTCAACTTGAGCATTGAAGACGGAGAATTCTTTACGATTTTGGGGCCGTCAGGCTGCGGCAAAACCACCGTGCTGCGCCTGATCGCCGGATTTGAGGGCGCCGATGAAGGGCGCATCATGCTGAACGGGCAGGATGTTTCCAAGCTGTCTGCGGAAAAGCGGCCAGTGAATACGGTGTTTCAGAGTTACGCCCTGTTCCCCCATATGACCGTTTTCGACAATGTGGCCTTCGGTCTGAAAATGGCTAAAGTCAGCAAACCGGAAATCGCCGAGCGCGTAAAAGAAGCGTTAGCCACGGTACGCCTGTCTGATTTCGCCACACGCAAACCCCATCAGCTGTCTGGCGGCCAGAAGCAGCGCGTCGCCATCGCCAGAGCCGTAGTGAATCGCCCCAAAGTGTTGCTGCTGGATGAATCTCTCAGCGCCCTGGATTACAAACTGCGCCAACAAATGCAGATGGAGCTGAAGCAGCTACAGCGCAAGCTGGGCATCACCTTTATCTACGTCACCCACGATCAGGAAGAAGCCCTGTCCATGTCCGACCGCGTTCTGGTCATGCACAATGGCCAAGCGCAACAGGTAGGGACGCCTCGTGAAATATACGAGTGTCCGAATAATCTGTTCGTCGCCAGTTTTATCGGGGAGATCAACGTATTCAACGCGGAAATCCTGGAAAGCCTGGACGATTACCGCTACCTCGCCGCGATGGACGGCTTCAAGCGGGAGATTCACGCAGACCGCCGCTTCGAAGCAGGCGACAAGGTACATGTATTGCTGCGTCCGGAAGACCTGAGGATTGAATACCTGGAAGATGCGCCAGATCGCCCAGGCTTTTCCGGTCAGGTGCTGGAGCGCAATTACACCGGACAGACCCTGGACTCACAGATTCAGTTACAGTCAGGCCAAACCATCATGGCAAGTGAGTTCTTTGATGAGGACGACCCTGACTTCGACTACAGCATCAATCAGAAAGTCTGGGTCGATTGGGTGCATGGCTGGGAACACGTGATCAAAGCGGAGTCCTGA
- a CDS encoding U32 family peptidase, translating to MKISLGPLPYFWPKEMVVQFYSQVAAAPVDIVYLGETVCSKRREMNLHDWLDIADTLLDAGKEVALSTLALIEAESELKSLRAICKAANANERLSVEANDMAAAHLMSEAGKPFIAGPYLNLYNAPALEIMRQAGAKRWAPPVEISRHALEGIVGGLTAPIETELFAYGHLPLALSARCFTARSEGLPKDDCRFVCKKYPQGIATRSQEGETLFNLNGIQTQSGKCYHLLNQWRDLQHAGVNVIRLSPESPDTLQVAESLALALKEEQDLVLPYQLSHSNGYWSRIPGMELAAGPQETPHLS from the coding sequence ATGAAAATCTCTCTGGGTCCCCTGCCTTATTTCTGGCCGAAAGAAATGGTCGTTCAATTCTATTCCCAAGTCGCCGCCGCGCCGGTCGATATTGTTTATCTGGGAGAAACCGTCTGCTCCAAACGCAGGGAGATGAACTTGCACGATTGGCTGGACATCGCTGACACATTGCTCGATGCGGGAAAAGAGGTGGCGCTTTCCACCCTGGCGTTAATAGAAGCCGAGTCGGAACTAAAGTCCCTGCGCGCCATCTGCAAGGCGGCCAATGCAAACGAGCGTCTGAGCGTGGAAGCCAATGACATGGCCGCGGCGCACCTGATGTCGGAAGCAGGCAAGCCTTTCATCGCCGGCCCTTACCTGAACCTTTACAACGCACCGGCGCTGGAAATCATGCGACAAGCAGGCGCTAAACGCTGGGCGCCGCCGGTGGAAATCAGCCGCCACGCGCTGGAAGGAATTGTTGGGGGGCTCACCGCGCCTATTGAAACCGAGTTATTCGCTTACGGTCATCTCCCCCTTGCGCTCTCCGCCCGTTGCTTCACCGCAAGATCAGAGGGATTGCCCAAAGACGACTGTCGTTTCGTCTGCAAGAAATACCCGCAAGGCATTGCGACACGGAGCCAGGAAGGCGAAACCTTATTCAACCTCAACGGCATTCAGACGCAGTCCGGCAAGTGTTACCACCTGCTGAATCAATGGCGCGATCTGCAACATGCCGGCGTGAATGTAATCAGACTGAGCCCCGAATCGCCGGATACCCTGCAGGTCGCAGAAAGCTTGGCGTTGGCGCTCAAAGAAGAACAGGATCTGGTCCTGCCTTACCAGCTCAGCCATAGCAACGGCTACTGGAGCCGTATCCCAGGCATGGAGCTGGCGGCGGGACCTCAGGAAACGCCTCATCTCTCCTGA
- a CDS encoding LysE family translocator, with protein MTDYSVLLVFLSTCLFVSATPGMCMTLALTMGLSIGLKRTFWMMWGELIGVGIVSIASVIGVATLMLQYPQVFAVLKYVGGAYLAYLGVQMWLSRGKMAIPEKTEDTRVASPTELATQGFVTAISNPKGWAFMVSLLPPFISTDAPMAPQLATLVSILLIVEFFCLVLYASGGRTLRHFLLQGDNVRLLNRIAGTLMIGVGAWLAFF; from the coding sequence ATGACCGACTATTCCGTACTTCTGGTGTTTCTCTCCACCTGCCTGTTTGTGTCCGCCACGCCGGGCATGTGTATGACGCTGGCGTTGACGATGGGGTTGAGCATTGGTCTGAAGCGCACGTTCTGGATGATGTGGGGCGAGTTGATCGGCGTCGGCATTGTCTCCATCGCCTCTGTCATAGGCGTCGCCACCCTGATGCTGCAGTACCCGCAAGTGTTCGCCGTGCTTAAGTACGTCGGGGGCGCTTACCTCGCCTATCTTGGGGTACAAATGTGGTTGTCCCGGGGCAAAATGGCCATTCCAGAGAAGACGGAGGACACCCGCGTCGCCAGCCCCACAGAGCTGGCCACCCAAGGCTTTGTGACAGCGATTTCCAACCCCAAGGGCTGGGCGTTCATGGTGTCATTGTTGCCGCCCTTTATTTCGACAGACGCCCCAATGGCGCCGCAATTGGCGACCTTGGTGTCAATCTTGTTGATCGTGGAATTTTTCTGTCTGGTGTTATATGCCAGCGGCGGCCGCACACTGCGTCATTTCCTGTTGCAAGGCGATAACGTACGCTTGTTGAACCGCATCGCCGGAACCCTGATGATCGGCGTCGGGGCCTGGCTGGCGTTTTTCTGA
- a CDS encoding peptidase U32 family protein gives MELVCPAGSPPALRAAVDNGADAVYIGFKDDTNARHFAGLNFDDAKAQQALAYARDHGVKLFVAINTYAQSQGWERWRSAVDKVAGLQADALIAADIGIMDYAARQYPQLNLHLSVQGSATNYEALRFYHSRFNIKRAVLPRVLSLPQVRQVASHSPVDLEVFAFGSLCIMAEGRCYMSSYMTGESPNNSGACSPAKFVKWEQKDGRLESRLNGSLIDRFEADENAGYPTLCKGRFDAGDSHAFHVFEEPTSLNTLDLIPELAATGVKAVKIEGRQRSPSYVAQVVSTWRQALDCFQREPAAFRCQQDWLEALQALSEGAQTTLGAYSRPWQ, from the coding sequence ATGGAGCTGGTTTGTCCGGCGGGAAGTCCTCCCGCTCTTCGCGCCGCCGTGGATAACGGCGCCGACGCTGTTTACATCGGATTCAAAGACGATACGAACGCCCGCCATTTCGCCGGGCTGAATTTTGACGACGCCAAGGCCCAACAAGCGCTGGCATACGCGCGCGACCACGGCGTGAAGCTCTTTGTCGCCATCAACACCTATGCTCAATCACAAGGCTGGGAACGTTGGCGCAGCGCGGTGGATAAAGTCGCCGGATTGCAGGCGGACGCGCTGATCGCCGCCGATATCGGAATCATGGATTACGCCGCCCGCCAGTATCCCCAGCTTAACCTGCATCTCTCCGTACAGGGCTCCGCCACCAACTATGAAGCGCTGCGTTTCTATCACAGTCGTTTCAATATCAAACGAGCGGTCCTGCCCAGAGTATTGTCCTTGCCGCAGGTGCGGCAGGTGGCGTCGCACAGCCCGGTTGATCTGGAAGTCTTCGCTTTCGGCAGTCTGTGCATCATGGCGGAGGGGCGCTGCTACATGTCGTCCTACATGACCGGCGAATCTCCCAACAACAGCGGCGCCTGTTCGCCCGCAAAATTCGTGAAGTGGGAGCAGAAAGACGGACGCCTGGAGTCCCGCCTTAACGGCTCCCTTATTGATCGCTTCGAAGCGGACGAGAACGCCGGTTATCCCACGTTATGCAAAGGACGCTTCGACGCCGGCGACAGCCATGCTTTTCACGTTTTTGAGGAACCGACCAGCCTGAATACTCTCGACCTCATTCCAGAACTCGCCGCGACCGGCGTCAAGGCGGTGAAGATAGAAGGCCGGCAGCGCAGCCCTTCTTACGTCGCACAAGTCGTGTCCACCTGGCGTCAGGCCCTGGACTGCTTCCAACGCGAGCCTGCGGCGTTCCGCTGTCAGCAAGATTGGCTGGAGGCGTTACAGGCGCTGTCTGAGGGCGCGCAGACCACATTGGGCGCTTATTCGCGTCCCTGGCAGTAA
- a CDS encoding efflux RND transporter permease subunit — protein MRFTDLFIRRPVLASVVSLIILLLGLNALKTLQVRQYPQLENAVINISTAYPGASSELVSGFITSPIQQAVASAEGIDYLTSSSNQGSSLVEVHLKLGFDSSTAMTEILSKVAEARRQLPADAEEPVIQKSTAGTTALMYVSFFSQDMSEAQITDYLKRVVQPQLETADGVAKAEILGGKTFAMRVWLNPQKLAAFDLTPQDVARAVGSNSFLSAAGATKGQYITANITADTDLHSVQEFQQLVVKRDDATLVRLQDVATIELDAESDDSAVYFNGNRAVFMAITSLPAANPLEVIDNIYDLMPALEKQLPSALNVKVAYDATKFIRDSINEVIKTVGEATVIVIFVIFLFLGSLRAVMIPVVTIPLSLVGVCFFMLALGYSINLLTLLAMVLAIGLVVDDAIVVVENIHRHIDEGLSPFKAAIIGAREIATPVISMTLTLAAVYAPIGFLGGLTGGLFKEFAFALAGAVIISGVIALTLSPMMCSKLMTETNSKMAIWLDEVFEKLRGAYQRRLHNALNYRPVTLVMVLTMLVSCFYLYQLSNKELARDEDQGIIFSMSTAPVSATHDYVAAYTDEVIKTIETFDERNDYFIVQGADGAANSMFSGMILKTWGERERSQMELVPIMQQRMGDIAGYQSVSFNLPTLPGSSGLPVQFVITTAQDYKVLYELGQELLAEARKSGKFLFVNSDLKFDKPTAHIAINRSKAAELGISMQDIGAALATMLSGGYTTRFSVEGRSYKVIPQVLREYRATAEQLDDYYVRTASGELIPLSTIAEVSKGVEPNKRGQFQQLNSMVVEGVMTPGISLGEALDFLDQKAQTIFPQGYGYEYAGQSRQYKQEGSALIFTFFFALLMIYLVLAAQFESFRDPFIILVSVPMSLLGALIPIAFGVTSVNIYTQIGLVTLIGLITKHGILIVEFANQLQVEQGLSKREAIEQAAGIRLRAILMTTAAMVVGVLPLLFASGAGAVSRFDIGLVIASGLSIGTIFTLFVVPTMYMILGTDHSQVEKQEDVDGELSHA, from the coding sequence ATGCGTTTTACCGATTTATTCATACGCCGCCCGGTGCTGGCGTCCGTCGTCAGCCTGATTATCCTGCTGTTGGGTCTCAACGCCCTGAAGACCCTGCAGGTGAGGCAATATCCGCAATTGGAAAATGCGGTTATCAATATTTCCACTGCTTATCCTGGCGCCAGTTCTGAACTGGTGTCGGGGTTCATCACCTCACCCATTCAACAGGCCGTGGCGAGCGCTGAGGGGATCGACTACCTGACGTCCTCCAGTAACCAGGGGTCCAGTCTGGTGGAAGTGCACCTGAAACTGGGCTTTGACTCCAGCACCGCGATGACGGAGATTCTCTCCAAAGTGGCGGAGGCGCGCCGTCAATTACCGGCGGATGCGGAAGAGCCGGTGATCCAGAAGTCCACCGCCGGCACCACAGCGCTCATGTACGTCAGCTTCTTCAGCCAGGACATGAGCGAAGCGCAGATCACCGACTATCTGAAGCGCGTGGTGCAACCGCAGCTGGAAACCGCCGATGGCGTGGCCAAGGCGGAAATTCTTGGCGGTAAAACTTTCGCCATGCGCGTCTGGTTGAATCCGCAGAAGCTGGCGGCCTTCGACCTGACGCCTCAGGATGTCGCCCGCGCAGTCGGCTCCAACAGCTTTTTGTCCGCCGCCGGCGCCACCAAAGGTCAGTACATCACCGCCAACATCACCGCCGACACGGACTTGCACAGCGTGCAGGAATTCCAGCAGCTGGTGGTGAAACGGGATGATGCGACCCTGGTGCGTCTGCAGGATGTCGCCACTATCGAACTGGATGCGGAAAGCGATGATTCAGCGGTGTACTTCAACGGCAACCGCGCTGTGTTCATGGCCATCACCTCCCTGCCCGCCGCCAACCCACTGGAAGTCATCGACAATATCTACGACCTGATGCCCGCGCTTGAAAAGCAGTTGCCCAGCGCCCTGAACGTCAAAGTGGCTTATGACGCCACCAAGTTCATTCGCGACTCCATCAACGAGGTTATCAAGACAGTTGGCGAAGCCACGGTCATCGTTATTTTCGTCATCTTTCTGTTCCTGGGGTCTTTGCGCGCAGTGATGATTCCGGTGGTGACTATCCCCCTGTCCCTGGTGGGCGTTTGCTTCTTCATGCTGGCTTTGGGGTACTCCATCAACCTGCTGACCCTGCTGGCCATGGTGCTCGCCATCGGCCTGGTGGTGGACGACGCCATCGTGGTGGTGGAAAACATCCACCGCCACATCGATGAAGGCCTGTCGCCGTTCAAGGCCGCTATTATTGGCGCCCGGGAAATCGCCACGCCGGTCATTTCCATGACCCTGACCCTGGCGGCGGTGTATGCGCCGATTGGCTTCCTCGGCGGCCTGACAGGCGGCCTGTTTAAAGAGTTCGCCTTTGCTTTGGCCGGGGCGGTGATCATCTCAGGCGTCATCGCACTGACGCTGTCGCCGATGATGTGCTCCAAGCTGATGACGGAAACCAACAGCAAGATGGCGATCTGGTTGGATGAGGTGTTTGAAAAACTCCGTGGGGCCTACCAGCGCCGTCTGCATAACGCGCTCAATTATCGTCCGGTCACGCTGGTGATGGTGCTGACCATGCTGGTGAGCTGTTTTTACCTGTATCAGCTGTCCAACAAGGAGCTGGCCCGGGACGAGGACCAGGGCATCATCTTCAGTATGTCCACCGCGCCGGTGAGCGCCACCCATGACTACGTGGCCGCTTATACCGATGAAGTCATCAAAACCATCGAGACTTTCGACGAACGGAATGATTATTTCATCGTGCAAGGCGCCGACGGCGCCGCCAACAGCATGTTCTCAGGGATGATTCTGAAGACCTGGGGCGAACGTGAACGCAGTCAGATGGAGCTGGTTCCCATCATGCAGCAGCGCATGGGGGATATCGCCGGTTATCAGTCGGTCTCCTTCAACCTGCCTACCCTGCCCGGCTCCAGCGGTCTGCCTGTGCAGTTCGTCATCACCACGGCGCAGGATTACAAGGTGCTGTACGAGCTGGGTCAGGAACTGCTGGCGGAAGCCCGCAAGAGCGGTAAGTTCTTGTTCGTTAATTCCGATCTGAAGTTCGACAAGCCCACCGCGCATATTGCTATCAACCGCAGCAAGGCGGCGGAGCTGGGCATCAGCATGCAGGATATCGGCGCCGCATTGGCGACCATGTTGAGCGGCGGCTACACCACCCGCTTCAGCGTGGAAGGTCGCAGTTATAAAGTGATTCCACAAGTGCTGCGGGAATACCGCGCCACAGCGGAGCAACTGGATGACTACTACGTGCGCACCGCCTCCGGCGAGTTGATTCCGCTCTCCACTATCGCGGAAGTGTCCAAAGGCGTGGAGCCCAATAAACGCGGGCAGTTCCAGCAGTTGAACTCCATGGTGGTGGAAGGCGTGATGACGCCAGGGATCAGCCTGGGCGAAGCATTAGACTTCCTGGACCAGAAGGCGCAGACCATCTTCCCGCAGGGGTATGGATATGAGTACGCCGGACAGTCCCGCCAGTACAAGCAGGAAGGCAGCGCGCTAATCTTCACCTTCTTCTTCGCCTTGTTGATGATCTATCTGGTGCTGGCGGCGCAGTTTGAGAGCTTCCGCGATCCTTTCATCATTCTGGTGAGCGTGCCGATGTCGTTACTGGGGGCGTTGATTCCCATCGCCTTTGGCGTGACGTCGGTGAACATCTACACCCAGATCGGCTTGGTGACCTTGATCGGTCTGATCACCAAACACGGCATCTTGATTGTGGAGTTCGCTAACCAACTGCAGGTCGAACAGGGGCTGAGCAAACGCGAGGCTATCGAACAGGCCGCAGGCATTCGTCTGCGGGCAATCCTGATGACCACCGCCGCGATGGTGGTCGGCGTCTTGCCTCTGCTGTTCGCCAGCGGCGCCGGCGCCGTCAGTCGTTTCGATATCGGTCTGGTGATCGCATCCGGACTCTCCATTGGCACGATCTTCACACTGTTCGTAGTGCCCACTATGTACATGATCCTGGGCACAGACCACAGTCAGGTCGAAAAACAGGAAGACGTAGACGGCGAACTGTCCCACGCCTGA
- a CDS encoding ABC transporter substrate-binding protein, producing MKRLILSVLTVFIAAVGFEVGAEGKNVQLTSLDWPPYTSESLANQGASAAVAKEAFAAMGYNLEVKFYPWKRAVALAKNDPAYDGYFPEYYAKELEDDFILSEPMGSGPLGFAQRKNHQIDWSTLPDLAKYRIGVVSGYVNTAEFDDMVANKKLNASEAGDDVKNLMKLVSDRIDLAVIDKNVMKYLLSTEASLKSAAGAIEFNPTLLEDKKLYICFKKGPRGEELAKVFSEGLKKIDVDKIMQGYF from the coding sequence ATGAAGCGCCTTATTCTATCTGTTTTGACTGTCTTTATCGCTGCTGTAGGTTTTGAAGTGGGCGCTGAAGGTAAGAACGTGCAATTGACTTCGCTAGACTGGCCGCCCTATACCTCGGAAAGCCTGGCCAACCAGGGCGCCAGCGCTGCGGTGGCGAAAGAGGCGTTCGCCGCTATGGGTTACAATCTGGAAGTGAAATTCTATCCCTGGAAGCGCGCTGTGGCGCTGGCCAAGAACGATCCGGCTTATGACGGCTACTTTCCTGAATATTACGCCAAAGAGCTAGAAGACGACTTTATCCTGTCTGAGCCGATGGGCTCAGGCCCTCTGGGTTTCGCGCAACGCAAAAATCATCAGATTGACTGGTCGACGCTGCCGGACCTCGCCAAGTATCGTATCGGCGTGGTGAGCGGTTATGTGAACACGGCGGAATTCGACGATATGGTGGCCAACAAGAAATTAAACGCCAGTGAGGCGGGAGATGACGTGAAGAACCTGATGAAACTGGTCTCAGATCGCATTGATTTGGCGGTCATTGACAAAAACGTCATGAAATATCTGTTATCCACCGAGGCGAGCCTTAAATCCGCCGCTGGGGCGATTGAGTTTAACCCGACGCTATTGGAAGACAAGAAGCTCTATATCTGCTTCAAAAAAGGCCCTCGTGGGGAAGAGCTCGCCAAGGTGTTCAGCGAGGGCCTGAAAAAGATCGACGTCGATAAAATCATGCAGGGATATTTTTAA
- a CDS encoding SCP2 domain-containing protein codes for MLKSPLQLSKEFAAALPALTEVVRRPGRYLLHPLTRTPFPLQAALIRKLLQDGFGEAIREGEFDSLIHRWVKVTVVDLELSWSLSLGADRSIRVARTETVDTEIRGDSAAFAMIAGRKMDPDTLFFQRRIVILGDTELGHEMKNLLDTGDLNDLPAPVHKMLELASSVAAYWEVSKRDLAAALSYKIPVTPQTS; via the coding sequence ATGTTGAAAAGCCCGCTGCAATTATCCAAAGAGTTCGCTGCCGCGCTGCCGGCGTTGACAGAGGTAGTGCGACGGCCGGGACGCTATCTTCTGCATCCGTTGACGCGCACGCCGTTTCCGCTACAGGCGGCGCTGATACGAAAGCTGTTGCAGGACGGTTTCGGCGAAGCGATCAGAGAAGGAGAGTTCGATTCCCTTATTCATCGCTGGGTCAAAGTAACGGTGGTGGATTTGGAGTTGAGCTGGAGTCTGAGTCTGGGGGCGGATCGCTCCATCAGAGTGGCGCGAACGGAAACGGTGGATACGGAAATCCGAGGCGACTCCGCCGCCTTCGCCATGATTGCAGGACGCAAGATGGACCCGGATACGCTGTTTTTTCAACGGCGGATTGTGATTCTCGGCGATACAGAGCTGGGGCATGAAATGAAAAACTTGCTGGACACCGGCGATCTCAACGACCTGCCTGCGCCCGTACATAAAATGCTGGAGCTGGCTTCCTCTGTCGCTGCGTACTGGGAAGTCTCCAAACGGGATCTGGCGGCGGCGCTGAGCTATAAAATTCCCGTTACGCCGCAAACCTCCTGA